Proteins encoded in a region of the Isosphaeraceae bacterium EP7 genome:
- the aroF gene encoding 3-deoxy-7-phosphoheptulonate synthase, with protein MIIVLKPNPTKEVIDHVLERIEALGFSAHLSQGVSRTIIGVIGDEGKLQAEPLMAIQGVEQVVPIMKAYKLASREFHADDTVVEVKGIKVGGGHLGMIAGPCAIESEARLVEIASAVKDAGANILRGGAFKPRTSPYSFQGMGEEGLKVLKATGERFGMPTVTEVMDPRQVDLVVKYADMIQIGARNMQNFDLLKEVGRTRTPVLLKRGLSATVKDLLMSAEYVLSMGNRQLILCERGVRSFEDSTRNMLDLAMVPNVKGLSHLPVIVDPSHATGRPDLIPAMARAAVAAGADGVHVEVHTCPEEALSDGPQALLPPQYSKLMDELRQLADVLGKTIDVCEGVTV; from the coding sequence GGGTTCTCGGCGCACCTGAGCCAGGGAGTCTCGCGGACAATCATCGGGGTCATCGGCGATGAAGGCAAACTCCAGGCCGAGCCCCTGATGGCCATCCAGGGGGTCGAGCAAGTCGTCCCCATCATGAAGGCCTACAAGCTCGCCAGCCGCGAGTTCCACGCCGACGACACCGTCGTCGAGGTCAAGGGGATCAAGGTCGGCGGCGGCCACCTCGGCATGATCGCCGGCCCCTGCGCCATCGAGAGCGAAGCCCGACTCGTCGAGATCGCCTCGGCGGTCAAGGACGCCGGCGCGAACATCCTCCGCGGCGGCGCCTTCAAGCCCCGGACCAGCCCCTACAGCTTCCAGGGGATGGGCGAGGAAGGCCTGAAGGTCTTGAAGGCCACCGGCGAGCGGTTCGGCATGCCCACCGTCACCGAGGTGATGGACCCGAGGCAGGTCGACCTGGTCGTCAAGTATGCCGACATGATCCAGATTGGCGCCCGGAACATGCAGAATTTCGACCTGCTCAAGGAGGTCGGCCGGACCCGCACCCCCGTGCTGCTGAAGCGCGGGCTGAGTGCGACGGTGAAAGACCTCCTGATGTCGGCCGAGTACGTCCTGTCGATGGGCAACCGCCAGCTCATCCTCTGCGAGCGCGGCGTGCGCAGCTTCGAGGACTCGACGCGCAACATGCTCGACCTGGCCATGGTGCCCAACGTCAAGGGGCTGAGCCACCTGCCGGTGATCGTCGACCCGAGCCATGCCACCGGCCGGCCCGACCTGATCCCGGCGATGGCCCGCGCGGCGGTGGCCGCCGGGGCCGACGGCGTCCACGTCGAAGTGCACACGTGCCCCGAAGAGGCCCTGTCCGACGGCCCCCAGGCACTGCTGCCCCCGCAATATTCCAAGCTCATGGACGAGTTGCGGCAGCTTGCCGACGTCCTGGGCAAGACCATCGACGTCTGCGAAGGGGTCACCGTCTGA
- the tpiA gene encoding triose-phosphate isomerase: MRSLFIAGNWKMNPSTTEAAVALATEVKAGVGQEASVHVALAPPFVFLGAVDEVLNNTPIGLAGQTMHAKADGAYTGETSGAMLVDIGCTHVILGHSERRHGLGETDEQVNQKLVAALAAQLIPIVCVGETREEREAGRTETVIGVQLDGSLADITPDQMVGVVLAYEPVWAIGTGLTATPAQAQEVHKFIRERLADRFGLATAARVVVQYGGSVKPDNAAELLACHDIDGALVGGASLKAGDFLGIIQAARSVAAAGKD; encoded by the coding sequence ATGCGATCGCTGTTCATCGCCGGCAACTGGAAGATGAATCCGAGCACCACCGAGGCGGCCGTCGCCCTGGCCACCGAGGTCAAGGCGGGCGTGGGCCAGGAGGCCTCCGTTCACGTGGCCCTGGCGCCCCCGTTCGTCTTCCTGGGCGCCGTGGACGAGGTGCTCAATAATACGCCGATCGGCCTGGCCGGGCAGACCATGCACGCCAAGGCCGATGGTGCGTACACCGGCGAGACCTCCGGCGCCATGCTCGTGGACATCGGCTGCACGCACGTGATCCTAGGACACAGCGAGCGCCGGCACGGGCTGGGCGAGACCGACGAGCAGGTCAACCAGAAGCTGGTGGCCGCCCTGGCCGCGCAGCTCATCCCGATCGTCTGCGTCGGCGAGACCCGCGAAGAACGCGAGGCGGGGCGGACCGAGACGGTCATCGGCGTGCAGCTCGACGGGTCGCTGGCCGACATCACGCCCGACCAGATGGTCGGCGTGGTCCTGGCCTACGAGCCGGTCTGGGCGATCGGCACCGGGCTGACGGCGACCCCCGCCCAGGCGCAAGAAGTCCACAAATTCATCCGCGAACGGCTGGCCGACCGGTTCGGCCTGGCGACGGCGGCGCGAGTCGTCGTCCAATATGGCGGGAGCGTCAAGCCCGACAACGCCGCCGAGTTGCTGGCCTGCCACGACATCGACGGGGCTCTGGTCGGCGGCGCGAGCCTGAAGGCGGGCGATTTCCTCGGCATCATCCAGGCGGCACGCTCCGTCGCGGCGGCCGGCAAAGACTGA
- the secG gene encoding preprotein translocase subunit SecG: MLGFLIGLFNTLSIVTSVFLICLVLIQRGKGGGLAGAFGGVGGSSAFGTKAGDVFTRVTIVVAAIWISLYLLLNMLSHRGESSAWEDDVPAASSSTSKTTPLGTAPPATGTSPLGPGAVPPAGTSTAPAPGSSSTLPPALPEVNAAPKGSSPAATKPTGPISATPPGPVSPSTPAPAPTIPSPSPVPVTP, encoded by the coding sequence TTGCTCGGCTTCTTGATCGGCCTGTTCAATACCCTGTCGATCGTGACCTCCGTCTTCCTCATCTGCCTGGTGCTGATCCAGCGCGGCAAGGGGGGCGGACTGGCGGGCGCATTCGGCGGCGTGGGGGGCTCCAGCGCCTTCGGCACCAAGGCCGGCGACGTGTTCACCCGCGTCACCATCGTGGTCGCCGCCATCTGGATCTCGCTCTACCTGCTGCTGAACATGCTCTCGCACCGCGGCGAGAGCTCGGCCTGGGAAGACGACGTCCCGGCCGCGTCCAGCTCCACCAGCAAGACCACCCCGCTTGGCACGGCCCCACCGGCCACCGGCACTTCGCCGCTGGGCCCCGGTGCCGTCCCCCCGGCCGGCACGTCCACCGCTCCGGCACCGGGCAGCAGCTCGACGCTTCCCCCGGCACTGCCCGAGGTCAACGCGGCCCCCAAGGGCTCTTCGCCCGCGGCGACCAAACCGACCGGGCCGATCTCGGCCACGCCCCCGGGACCGGTCTCGCCCAGCACGCCGGCGCCGGCCCCCACGATCCCCAGCCCGAGCCCCGTGCCCGTCACTCCCTGA
- a CDS encoding YicC/YloC family endoribonuclease, with amino-acid sequence MLLSMTGFGEARRQDDRWAVSVEVRSVNNRHLKLNAKLGDRYSALEPDLERLVRETLRRGTVQLTLRVDRPRKTEDYRLNTVALASYRAQLQEVFGQDVSLQGLLQLPGVVEERRSNQDDPHEEWPELAEIVSEALAKLQASRAEEGRSMADELTALGDSIVGRLEVIAARAPLVVEGYQKRLEERVRTLLEGKGATLQPGDLIREVSIFAERADIAEEVVRLRAHLGQFRAVIDEPESAGRKLEFVVQEMGRETNTIGSKANDLEISREVVEIKGALEKIRELIQNVE; translated from the coding sequence GTGCTGCTGAGCATGACCGGATTCGGCGAGGCCCGGCGGCAAGACGACCGCTGGGCCGTCAGCGTCGAGGTCCGCTCCGTCAATAATCGACATCTCAAGCTGAACGCCAAGCTGGGCGACCGCTACTCGGCGCTCGAGCCCGACCTGGAACGCCTGGTGCGCGAGACCTTGCGTCGAGGGACCGTGCAGCTCACCCTGCGGGTCGACCGTCCCCGGAAGACCGAGGACTATCGCCTCAACACCGTCGCCCTGGCCAGTTACCGCGCCCAGTTGCAGGAAGTCTTCGGCCAGGACGTCAGCCTGCAAGGGCTGCTGCAACTCCCAGGGGTCGTCGAGGAACGTCGCTCGAACCAGGATGACCCGCACGAGGAATGGCCCGAGCTGGCCGAGATCGTCTCCGAGGCCCTCGCCAAGCTGCAAGCCTCGCGTGCCGAGGAAGGCCGGTCGATGGCCGACGAGTTGACCGCCCTGGGCGACTCGATCGTCGGCCGGCTCGAAGTCATCGCCGCGCGGGCCCCGCTGGTGGTCGAAGGGTACCAAAAGCGGCTCGAAGAGCGTGTCCGCACGCTGCTCGAGGGCAAGGGGGCGACGCTCCAGCCGGGCGACCTGATCCGTGAGGTCTCGATCTTCGCCGAGCGGGCCGACATCGCCGAGGAAGTGGTCCGGCTCAGAGCCCACCTCGGCCAGTTCCGGGCCGTGATCGACGAGCCCGAGAGCGCCGGCCGCAAGCTGGAGTTCGTCGTGCAGGAGATGGGACGCGAGACGAACACGATCGGGTCGAAGGCCAATGACCTCGAGATCTCCCGCGAGGTGGTCGAGATCAAGGGGGCCCTCGAGAAGATCCGCGAACTGATCCAGAACGTCGAATGA
- the gmk gene encoding guanylate kinase — protein MRTHTDGDGILRETALTIDERTTNAPASAPAASGRLVVVSGPSGTGKSTLVRRVVEQCAPGVVLSISATSRAPRVGEVDGVDYLFLSREDFEQAIARGEFLEWAEVHGNLYGTPAGPVAQAVARGCRVLLEIDVQGGMQVRSRVPDAFLIFVHAPSFEVLEARLRARGTDGEATILRRLANARAELEQSPRYDVQLVNDDLDRAVAELADVLGRLSPGSGGS, from the coding sequence GTGCGGACGCACACGGACGGGGATGGGATCTTGCGAGAGACCGCATTGACGATCGACGAGCGAACGACGAACGCCCCGGCCTCCGCCCCCGCGGCCTCGGGGCGACTGGTTGTCGTCTCGGGCCCCTCGGGCACGGGCAAGAGCACGCTCGTGCGCCGGGTCGTCGAGCAATGCGCCCCCGGGGTGGTCCTGTCCATCTCGGCGACGAGCCGGGCCCCTCGCGTCGGCGAGGTCGACGGCGTCGATTACCTGTTCCTCAGTCGTGAGGACTTCGAGCAGGCGATCGCCCGGGGCGAATTCCTGGAATGGGCCGAAGTGCACGGGAACCTGTACGGCACGCCCGCGGGCCCCGTGGCCCAGGCCGTGGCCCGCGGCTGCCGGGTGCTGCTGGAGATCGACGTGCAGGGGGGGATGCAGGTGCGCTCGCGCGTGCCCGATGCCTTCCTGATCTTCGTCCATGCGCCGAGCTTCGAAGTGCTTGAGGCTCGGCTTCGAGCCCGCGGGACCGACGGCGAGGCGACCATCCTGCGTCGGCTGGCCAACGCCCGCGCCGAGCTGGAACAGAGCCCTCGCTACGACGTGCAATTAGTCAACGACGACCTGGACCGGGCGGTGGCCGAGCTGGCCGACGTGCTCGGACGGCTCAGCCCCGGCTCCGGAGGATCCTGA
- a CDS encoding DNA-directed RNA polymerase subunit omega — protein MLEELKEEKIVNKVGGRFKLSTLIQKRMIALNQGARPLVDIRGADKMYIVIQEIMQDKIYLDLTGNIQTSEPTEEAEGETVDLTQPSE, from the coding sequence ATGCTCGAAGAGTTGAAGGAAGAGAAGATCGTCAACAAGGTCGGCGGGCGCTTCAAGCTCTCCACCCTGATCCAGAAGCGGATGATCGCCCTGAATCAGGGGGCCCGCCCCCTGGTCGACATCCGCGGCGCCGACAAGATGTACATCGTGATCCAGGAGATCATGCAGGACAAGATTTACCTGGACCTCACGGGCAACATCCAGACGAGCGAGCCGACGGAAGAGGCCGAAGGCGAGACGGTCGACTTGACCCAGCCCTCGGAATGA